The Malus domestica chromosome 10, GDT2T_hap1 genome contains a region encoding:
- the LOC103412247 gene encoding inorganic phosphate transporter 1-4, whose product MAREQLQVLNALDVAKTQWYHFTAIIIAGMGFFTDAYDLFCISLVTKLLGRIYYHVEGAAKPGILPPNVSAAVNGVAFCGTLAGQLFFGWLGDKMGRKKVYGMTLMLMVICSVASGLSFGHTPKSVMSTLCFFRFWLGFGIGGDYPLSATIMSEYANKKTRGAFIAAVFAMQGFGILAGGIFAIISAASFKALFDAPTYEVNALASTVPQADYLWRIIVMVGAIPAAITYYWRMKMPETARYTALVAKNAQQAASDMSKVLQVEIEAEPQKAEPSANTFALFSKEFMRRHGLHLLGTTSTWFLLDIAFYSQNLFQKDIFSAIGWIPPAKTMNAIEEVYRIARAQTLIALCSTVPGYWFTVALIDRIGRFAIQLMGFFFMTVFMFALAIPYDHWTHKDNRIGFVAIYSLTFFFANFGPNATTFVVPAEIFPARFRSTCHGISAASGKLGAIVGAFGFLYLAQNQDKAKADAGYPAGIGIKNSLIALGVVNFLGILFTFLVPESNGRSLEEMSGENEEESESVAVELEHSGYNNRTVPVV is encoded by the coding sequence ATGGCTAGAGAGCAATTACAGGTGCTTAATGCGCTTGATGTAGCAAAaacacaatggtaccatttCACTGCAATTATCATTGCTGGAATGGGATTCTTCACAGatgcatatgatctcttctgcATATCTTTGGTGACCAAGTTGCTCGGCCGCATATACTACCACGTTGAAGGCGCAGCGAAGCCTGGGATATTGCCTCCGAATGTGTCAGCTGCCGTAAATGGTGTGGCGTTTTGTGGAACCCTGGCAGGCCAGCTCTTCTTTGGCTGGCTTGGTGACAAGATGGGAAGGAAGAAAGTTTATGGAATGACTCTTATGCTTATGGTCATATGTTCTGTTGCTTCAGGTCTCTCATTTGGGCATACCCCAAAATCCGTTATGTCAACGCTTTGTTTCTTCCGGTTCTGGCTAGGGTTTGGTATTGGCGGTGACTACCCTCTCTCTGCCACAATCATGTCTGAGTATGCTAACAAGAAGACTCGAGGCGCTTTCATTGCTGCTGTCTTTGCCATGCAGGGGTTTGGAATTTTAGCTGGTGGAATATTTGCTATCATCTCTGCGGCCTCGTTTAAAGCGTTGTTTGATGCTCCAACATATGAGGTCAATGCACTTGCCTCAACCGTTCCACAAGCGGACTATCTGTGGAGGATTATTGTGATGGTAGGAGCAATTCCAGCTGCAATAACTTACTACTGGCGCATGAAGATGCCTGAAACTGCCCGTTACACCGCCCTGGTTGCAAAAAATGCGCAACAGGCTGCATCCGACATGTCAAAGGTTCTGCAGGTTGAAATTGAAGCAGAACCACAGAAGGCTGAGCCAAGTGCTAATACATTTGCTTTGTTCTCCAAGGAGTTTATGCGCCGCCATGGACTTCACTTGCTTGGAACAACAAGCACTTGGTTCTTGCTTGACATTGCATTCTACAGCCAAAATCTGTTCCAAAAGGATATTTTCAGTGCGATCGGATGGATTCCTCCTGCAAAGACTATGAATGCTATTGAAGAAGTTTACAGAATCGCAAGGGCGCAAACTCTTATTGCATTGTGCAGTACTGTCCCGGGCTACTGGTTTACGGTAGCTCTCATTGACAGGATTGGAAGATTTGCAATTCAGTTGATGGGATTCTTCTTCATGACAGTGTTCATGTTTGCACTGGCTATTCCCTATGATCACTGGACTCACAAGGACAACCGAATTGGGTTCGTGGCGATCTACTCATTGACCTTCTTTTTTGCAAACTTTGGTCCTAATGCAACAACATTTGTTGTGCCGGCTGAGATCTTCCCAGCTAGGTTCCGGTCTACTTGTCATGGAATCTCAGCTGCATCCGGGAAGCTTGGCGCCATAGTTGGTGCATTCGGTTTCTTGTATTTGGCTCAGAACCAAGATAAGGCCAAGGCAGATGCAGGGTACCCTGCAGGCATCGGGATTAAAAACTCGCTCATTGCGTTGGGTGTGGTCAACTTCTTGGGGATATTGTTCACTTTCTTGGTGCCTGAATCAAATGGGAGGTCGTTGGAGGAGATGTCGGGTGAGAACGAAGAAGAAAGCGAAAGCGTGGCAGTGGAGTTGGAGCACTCAGGCTATAACAACAGGACAGTTCCAGTTGTGTAG